DNA sequence from the Oncorhynchus clarkii lewisi isolate Uvic-CL-2024 unplaced genomic scaffold, UVic_Ocla_1.0 unplaced_contig_2426_pilon_pilon, whole genome shotgun sequence genome:
ttgttgccttgatgacagctttgcacactcttggcaatctcaaccagtttcatgaggttgtcacctggaatgcatttcaatgaacagttTCATTCCTTCTTAActcgtttgagacaatcagttgtgttgtgacaagtccatattatggcataaacagctcaaataagcaaagagaaacgatagtccatcattactttaagacatgaagaacttttaaagtttcttcaagtgcagtcgcaaaaaccatcaagcgctatgaagaaactggctttcatgaggaccaccacaggaatggaagacccagagttacctctgctgcagaggataagttcattagagttaccagcctcagaaattgcagcccaaataaatgcctcagagttcaagtaacagacacatttcaacatcaacttttcagagacTCAGatcttcatggttgaatttctgcaaaaaaaaaacactactaaaggacaccaataagaagaagagacttgcttgggccaaaaaacacgagcaattCCACCGGTTTccattagatcggtggaaatctgtcctttggtctgatgagtccaaattttagatttttggttacaaccgctgtgtctttgtgagacagagtaggtgaacggatgatctccgcatgtgtggttcccaccgtgaagcatggaggaggaggtgtgatggtgtgggggtgcattcctggtgacactgtctgtgatttatttagaattcaaggcacacttaaccagcatggctaccacagcattctgcagcgatacgccatcccatctggtttgagcttagtgggacaataatttgtttttttaacaggacaatgactgtataagggctatttgaccaagaaggagagtgatagagtgctgcagcagataacctggcctccacaatcacccgacctcaacccaatggagatggtttaggatgagttggaccgcagagtaaaggaaaatcagccaacaagtgctcagcatatgtgggaactccttcaagacggttggaaaaggattcctcatgaagctggttgagagaatgccaaaagtgtgcaaagctgtcatcaaggcaaagggtggctacttagaagaatctaaaatctaaaatatattttgatttgtttaaaacttatttggttactacgtgattccatatgtgttatttcatagttttgatgtcttcactattattctacaatgtagaaaatattacaaGAGCAGATTACTGTACAGTTACAATGAATATATCCcttatacacagtaccagtcaaacatttggataCACCTACTTATTCAATGTCTATCTATGAAATCAGGTCCTTGTATACAGGAGTAGGGCAAGTCAAACATGTGTTTACTTTATGTTGGCGACTTCACTTGTAATAGTGAGTTATTGCCTCCTGGTCACCAAAGTAGTTATTCAGTCTACATCCTCATTAGAAGTGTGTTGCACTTTGTAGCTTTGTTTGACTATGGTCATGTTGGAACCAAACAGTCAaaggaaaataaaaaaagaataccTGCCCACTGTTAGAACGCTCCCGAAACGTATTCGCAACGTTTCGACAACACAAGGTGATCCTGCCTTGAAACATTGCTAATCCATTTCGGGAACTCAAACAGTGTGCTGTTACTTTTCTGTTTTTCAAATACGCCACCTCTCGCCCTCTCCGACCCACAAGTCTCTAAACACAGTAAATAGACAAACCACTCTTTACGAACTCTACAGCTTTTATAGAAACATAGTCTTCTTGTATGGTCTTCCTTGTTCTGCCATAGTAATCCATTAAGGCACATCTTATGATCCAAGTCCCAGTCGGGCCTGGAATCAAACAGCGGGAAGTCATCATGGCCGTCCATtaagtccctcctctctccctgatgTCTCTGAATCCCAATCCCGTcctggtaaaaaaaaatccaCCCCCTGTACATTGTGTGATAACGTCTCTGATCACCCCATAGGCGTCAGTAGAACTCAATCAGATACTCTGGGTAAATCTGGTTGCAGTCGAAGATGACGTAGATCTTTGGGTTGGCGAGGTCGTCCACACAGCTGTCAAAGAAGTTGCTGTAGCTCATGTCCTTGGATGGCGGTCGGCAGAACAGCGGATTGCCTAACGTGGACTCGCCGACCAGCACTCTGGCCAGGAACATGGTCTTATATGGAGGCTCGCTTGAAAATATCGGCGGGGCTAGTCCGTGCTTCTGCAAGGCAAAGTTGTGTTTCCCCGTCGTAAGGCAGAATTTGCTAGAATACTTGGCGTCTCGGGCGAAATAACTCCCTGAGAAATTATGGGAAGGACAGTATTAGAATGCTATGTTTGAACAGTTGAAACTACTGTTGCAAAATTCTGGGAACTTtgccaaaattcccaggttttccagaaatcaaaGTTGGAAGATTCTTGGAATCAGGCAGGAATAGacaggaataagcaggaaatccaggaATACTCTAACCGGGATTTTTGGAAAACCGTGAAATTGTGAGAAAGTTACGATTTCATGACACAACACAAGTGGAATCTACCTCTGCCATAGACGTCCCCATGGCTCCCAGTTAGCCGCCAGTCAAAGTTATATGTGCATATAGCCTGCACGTTGCTGTGGCCTGTGCCATGAAATAACATTTTCTCCTCAATGTCCACAACTCGCTTTATCTTGCGCAATTGTTGTTTTTTCCTTTAGTAATTGGAGTAAAAACACAAAAGCATTGATCAGTCTCAGCATTTAGGCTAAGCATGTTTTCCAACCAAAATATCTCTAAGAAGTTATCGAAAAAGGTCTACCTATCTAATTCAAACCATCATTCCAAACTGGGATTCTAGGTGCTATCATTAAAATAATTTAGATACTAAAATATACTAacatcattataatactacacacacacacacacacacacacacacacacacacacacacacacacacacacacacacacacacacacacacacacacacacacacacacacacacacacacacctctacctgCAAAAGAACTCCCAGAGATCCAGGTTCTGTATCCTCTGAATAGATTTGATAGGGTGACACATGGTCCTTTCATAGAGTCTGACCACTTCCTTGAATTCATAAGTATCTCTGGCCAATGAGACGAGCTGAAATAAAGATCATATTAATATTACtggtattctaattcctaattctacaAGCTGAAAGAGAATAGTCAATCAGACATGGGTATACTGCAAATCAATGACACACAGAGTTTTAGTTAAAAAGAAACAAACTGGCTAAAAAGAGTCATGGAGTAGGTAGATACATTGATAACAGCTTTATTGAACCTTTAAGTAAAGtgttatctcaatatcaaatcaccTTTTCTGGGAAACAAATAAGTACCTTACTGTGGATTTTCTTTCTATTAatatggtcaaaaataaacaaaaatagcttctagGAATGTCTGGAAGTGGTCTGAGTAcagagggaaaactgaaaactagcggctattggcagagagatttggaactctctttcttattggtctattaacatatttttcacctggtgacatcaccaggaaggccaaaactccctcccaccaaaacaggcagaaatttcaggcggtcttttcaaacggttcttacactaaaagggcattatcgtAATTTTACAGTATTATTCCATCCCCATAGTGTTGAAATATATTCAAAATACAGGAAAACATGTTTTCGACTGCACTTGGCCTTTAAAAGGTAGTCAGCAATGCAGAAAGTAAATAGCAATTTCGGGCAGATTTCCACAACAACTAAGAGAATTGAAGTGCAAGGCGAAACCTCTCCACTGTTGTCCCACAGCGATCATGTTGTAGAAGATTGATGTGCCGCCCTGCACATGTGCAGATACACTGTGATACTCTGTCAGTGCATCATCTTGCACCGCGCTCATCTGCAACATCTGCAGTGCTACTCGTGGCAGGTAATCACTAGGTCTTGAGCAGATAACATGACTAGGTCTTGAGCAGGTAACATGACTAGGTCTTGAGCAGGTAATGACTAGGTCTTGAGCAGGTAACATGACTAGGTCTTGAGCAGATAACATGACTAGGTCTTGAGCAGATAACATGACTAGGTCTTGAGCAGATAACATGACTAGGTCTTGAGCAGGTAATGACTAGGTCTTGAGCAGGTAACATGACTAGGTCTTGAGCAGGTAACATGACTAGGTCTTGAGCAGGTAACATGACTAGGTCTTGAGCagttgtaacagtataactttagaccgtcccctcacccatacccgggcgcgaaccagggaacctctgcacacatcaacaactgacacctgacacccatcgctccacaaaagccgcggcccttgcagagcaaggggaactactactacaaggtctcagagcaagtgacgtcaccgattgaaacgctatttagcgcgtaccaccgctaactaagctagcgtttcacatccgttacacaggtAACATGCTGGTTAGGAGTTACCTGTATTTCTACCCCTGCCCCATTCAGATAGTAACCTGAACCGGCAAAAGACGGGTAAAGCTCTCTGTCTGAAAAGGGTAGATACACAGCATATTGTCCACACACATCCTTTTCCCTTACCTGATAAGGCTCGTCTGTATTTATTCTCTCCCAGTGGCAGGGCACCGGCAGGGCCAGATTATCACAAATGAACCTGGGCGAGGGTGACAGATGCATATACACAATTCAGACATATACGGTACAGGTCAGGTCTGGGTCCAACTGCTGGGTGGTTATTATGTCAATGCCCTTAGTTACACATCCTTTATTTTCACCCAAAATGTAGCACAACATGCATAAGGTTTAACGATATAACAGGTGATGCTTCTAACCCCACAATAGACTAAAGTAAGCTCCGGGAAGTAAGCTCCAGGAAGTGAAACTGACCACAGAGCCAATGGAGGGCACTCAGAACTCTGTATTTCTTAGTTATATAGTTACAGGCCTGTGGGCTACCTGCATGTCTGAGTTATTTATACAGCTACATGCCTGTGGGTGACCCCATTGGTACAGCTCAGACTCACCTAAAGCCAGTGGCAGAGTGGAATGCCCGTTTGATTGGCCGTTGTTTCCCGGTTGTGACATTGATCTGCTTCATGACTGGTTGTGAAACAAAGACAAACAGGTAACAAAGATCAGCCAATTAGAGACAGACTCCAACATATCCAATGATTGTAAATGATACTGTATAGATGTGTGCCAGTACTGTAGTGTTCTTGGTACCTGAGAAGTCCAGTCTGTAGGTGTACTTGGCGGTGTAAAACTCCATGACACCGTGTTGATTCCTGCTGTAATTCTGTTCTATCTGCTCACTGGTCACAGAGCATGCAGCACTTGGATCAATCTGCCACAAGCAGAACAAATTGCAAATGAGACTGGGATGGGTAGAGTGAGTGatgggatgggtggatggatgcaatggatggagggatggaataaTGAAGGAATGGATCGATAGATCAAGTAAGAGGATGGATTTATGAGGAATGCATAGGTGGAGTGATATGTCCTGTACCTCAAACATGTGCCACACTCCACATTCAGCTAGGTAATACCAGCACCAGACAGCCTCTGACGTGTCCATCTCCTCCACCATCTCTGAGGACTCCTCCTCAGGTGCCCTTATGGCAAACATGCCTGGACCTGGGAAGAGCAGTATACAATGTCATTGCATTGGCTTATAGTGGATAGTGGATGAGGAGTATGCTAGGTTTATCTTCAGCATGACATTTCTTATTTTTAAATATCTGTTCTCATATTTCTCGGTAATTTTCTTGCATCTATGAACAATACCTATAACTGCACCAATATGTTTCCAACAACAGCATTAGGTTCTTCCTGGTTGGCAGAAGAACAGTCTGCCGACATGTCATCAGCTTGTTGCAAATTCTCTGCACCCCGAAGTGGATGTGTGTCTACATGTCAAATAGACGAACACAATTCACTAAGCTGCTATCAAACACAGCAATATGTTTATCACTTCgggtatatatatagtctataggAAATATAACTAGCTACTAGCATGAAATATAGCAGGCTATCTTACCGGTTTATCGAGCGATTAGCCAGCCTCAGTCCTAGCTACTGCGTTAAACATTTTCTAGAATTGGCAATCATATATTCCAGCTAACCCCATTTCGCCCAGTGCTGCAAAATCGTATTTAGCACCCAGCATCGAGAGATTTTTTGTAGAATTATGCGAATGCATTCGCGTTTCTCTTCCGATTGCTATGTTTACATTCGTTTCCTGGTAGCAAAAAAATACGTCACACACCACGTCATAATTCCAAGTCGCTCCCACTGAGGTATGATGCCGCGTCAGGAACAAACATGTTCCAAAACAATTTACCTCTAGGCGTAAATTGGTTCCttgaattgaaatgtattttatgtATTTGTTACAACAAGATTAAATCATATTTCGCTTTTTAGTTAATAACAAAAATAATGACATTTTCCTAGAATCATTAATGACATCTCCCCGAGTTCCTACTTCAGTGCATtccagacaactgggaactcgaacAAAAATGAGCTCCTATTGTGAACAAAATCGTTTTGAAGGTCATATAACTCGTAATTTCATGGGGTGCGTTTGTAAATTTGCTCTGGTTATCTACTTCGATTTCAGAGCCTCCTCGTCTGTGtgtcagagcgcagaataactgatgaattgaCTAACGCTCAACACCCTGTTGAATATGCCGTTTCAGTAAACCTTGGCAAAA
Encoded proteins:
- the LOC139404532 gene encoding protein mono-ADP-ribosyltransferase PARP11-like codes for the protein MFAIRAPEEESSEMVEEMDTSEAVWCWYYLAECGVWHMFEIDPSAACSVTSEQIEQNYSRNQHGVMEFYTAKYTYRLDFSVMKQINVTTGKQRPIKRAFHSATGFRFICDNLALPVPCHWERINTDEPYQLVSLARDTYEFKEVVRLYERTMCHPIKSIQRIQNLDLWEFFCRKKQQLRKIKRVVDIEEKMLFHGTGHSNVQAICTYNFDWRLTGSHGDVYGRGSYFARDAKYSSKFCLTTGKHNFALQKHGLAPPIFSSEPPYKTMFLARVLVGESTLGNPLFCRPPSKDMSYSNFFDSCVDDLANPKIYVIFDCNQIYPEYLIEFY